The Magallana gigas chromosome 6, xbMagGiga1.1, whole genome shotgun sequence genome includes the window TTTTTAACaatgtctaaattttttaattgtgtaaagaaattaaaggtaaaaaatattatgtaccATAAAACAACAGattattttcaatgatttagAGCCATTTAGTGCTGAATTACCTCCCCCAAGACACAAATCCAAACAAAATGGTGTACATGAAAAACCCATCGAGGACAAAGCAGTGTGTGATACCCTACCACAAATGAAGGGAACCCCTGTCCCAGATAGTCCGAACCCCACCGGTAACCTGAAGAGCATTGCCCCCATGTTTGAGGAGTGGTATCACGGTGCTTTACCCAGGAAACATGCAGAGAAACTTCTACAAAAAGATGGGGACTTTCTGGTGAGAAAGAGTTCAAGTGACCCTAATCAATTCGTTCTGAGTGGAAGGCAAAATGGCATGATCAAACATTTATTATTGGTGGATCCCGATGGAGTGGTATGAAAACATATTGAGCACTTTACTacacatattttaaattcatgttttgaaatatgttGTGATGTTTATTTAAACTACTGATATAATTCTGAAATTTATCATTCAGAAATCATGATATTGTACATGCTGCTTCCATAATTTGTATTGGGGAAAACGACCAGGATATGATTTTATCCAATCAATTGTGTTGCGCCATTTGTACTTGTTTGTCTTTTAGTGTTTTCttgtgtaaaatttatttgcataGTACATGTGTACTCAAATTCTGCTTGGTTCTACAGTATTTTATTCTGTTGACAGGTTAGAACCAAGGATCACACATTTGACAGTGTGCCTCATCTTATATCTTATCACAGAAGTAAGAACTTTCCAATCATCTCGCAGGAGAGTGTTCTATATTTAGTTCGACCAATCAGCAACAACTACACAAACTGCTGACCAGTTAAAACTGTGGAGACAAATCAGAAGGACATGTGATCAATTGAACCACTACCTAATTGCCTGCTAGGTTGCCTTGAGTTATCAATTTTCAGaatacaaattaatatattaaatttatcatTCATGCTAAAGTACTGAAAATGAAAAGATGCATAATACACAGATGTCTTTACCACAACGATGCTTTACAcatgtaaattttgaagaaaaaaaccccaaacagaTTACACAATGTATATACACAGTATGCTTAAGTCTTGACCAAAACTGAAACAATTTATTAGATTATTAATCTAAGAGTGGTTGCACAATAATTGCTTTAAGTAGTAAGCACTACCAGAGAGATCAAGAGGGCAGCAATTTTatgtgtacatgcatgtattaactCATTTTATAAACTGCTTGTTATTCTATGCCagtttattcattttcttcacTTAAATTTATACTGCAATTTGCACATCCTGAATTCCTTATTCACATGATTGTCAGTCTatgaattttgaatgaaatgtaaaaaatgtgtacatgtacatccaaaAAAACTGAAGAGCTTTTTACTTATGAGATCATAAGACTACAAAGGTAACTTACGAGTGCATGTTATAGCCAGTATAAGAATGTACCAGTTTATAATCATTTCAACTCTAAAATTGCTGCAAGTTTGTGGTTGTTTTTCTCCAACTTACTCATAGAAGTAgatgtttattttattgatcCCTGTATAATATGTATCTGTCTAAAGACCAGGTAATGGATATAGATGTTCCAGTGGTTTTAAACATCCCATTACGTGTATGTTTGTCTTTTAATACCGATTTCAGTAATACAAGATCAACAACACATGTagtttgttttacatttaagatGGTAACACTGCAAAGCAGTTCAAATGCATGTTTTTTACATGACTATGTACATGGTGTATAGAATCTTAAAAACTGGTATAATTAGAATTGATGAAGCCTACAAAAAATCCATAAAgtacctgggttttttttcttcacataatAGAGTCATGGaataaatatattctatatttctgcatgttttttttttcaatgcaagATTTCatagttttatataaaaatgagtTTTGtagtaaatgttttttttactcCAGGTCAGAATTTTGAAGAGAGGCATGTAATGCAATGTTTATGTATATAGTGTCAGATAGATTTTGTGTAAGTActagttttatttatatatatatctccaAGAAAGGgttctttgtttttgttcaaGGGCTGGTACCTATtgccatacaaaaaaaaaatcaatgtttagtCATGATTTATATGTCCTTCATTTATGTATCACAGCCTCATAAGTACTTGAGTTCATTGTCAAGATTGAACATATTGTATACAAAGGGAttagaaacaaaattaaataacttacaattttctttttaatttaaaccaaatacatgtatgtgactgCGAGACAGGGAGGTACTGtatattcttttcaaaactattttatttcCAAAATGACTGACATGTGTTTGGAATTTCAACCCGAGTTGATTAGTGGACAGCTACACTTGACTGCTCTGGAAATATGTACCGTAATCATtgttttgttattcaaattgGTAGAagttttgctaatttttttccATCACAATTTGCTATataaattgtttcttttttaaatgtgataacCATTTATGTGTGAAGTTTTTGTCTAGTCCTCAGTGCTTTTAATGTTTTTGACTAATTTTAACTTAAATTCTTttcgaatttttaaaacaattatttttctgattcaTGTCCAAGACAGACAGAAATATGCTACTTTGgtttttaaagagatatagTTTTGATGTACGGAATTCCAGCATGTTCAAGGGAACCAAAAGTTCATTACTCATACATATAAAGTTcaactttaaattttgaaaagcatgcATAATTaaattacttcatttaaaagttgtttaatGAACAGAAAGCTTTACCTTAACCACGAAAAgatcacttttttttattacctacataatacatgtacttgttgttataatgcttaaaattcactaaatatatacaagtatgATCAAACAATGCATGTGTGTGAATGTTTTAGTATCCTTACATCTCTTTCATTTGGttgtgatttatatttttaacatcaacTAATTTACTTTCATTCAATAAGCTCTTGCCACTTTTAAGTAAAAAGGAATGCATGTATTCAGAGAACCtacaattttctgtttttaaatgctTCTGATGATAGTGCAGTGAACAGCTAAATCCTATTGTGTCTGGTCTTCCAAACTTGTCTTGCCTAGAAAATGTGGCATATACTTCTAAATGAGGATTAAGCTGCAATGTGAAATCCATTACAATCAAGTTCTGGCATAAATTATCATATGCTAGATTAATCACAGAACTTCAATTCTCAAGAATTTTTCTAAATCTGTACACAAATCATGTTTTAAGTACAGaggatttattttttagagtAGAATCCACTTTAATGAAGATATTGGAGTACTGTCAATCATTTTGTTTGTGCTTTCATGGGGTGGTGGATCTTAATATTATAATCATACATCACTGTATTTGAGTGTGATATAAAACACACAGAGATTAGGAACATTAATTAAGGATAGAAATGTGGTAAGATTTTTGTTCAGTTAAAACATACTGTTTTTATTAACAGAAGAATTTGtattaatattattacattGTACTTGTAATTTAACTAATACTGTGtaagtgatacatgtactggtatgaGTGAAATTTATTGTTACTCTTCATTTTGTTAAGACTTTTTTTAGGGCAAAAACCCcaacaaatattaatttcattatgaaTCTATGTTTACTTTTCTATGTGCAAGTAtgtgatataaaatgatttgtAAAAAACCAAACAAGTGTTGTTCTTGATTTACTCGTATCAAATTCCAATTAAATTTGCTGTTGAAACACAACAATATACATTAAGTTATGCAGTAATTTAATAGCTAGGACTCCGCTATTTGCGTGGCTTATAGTGTTAGAACTCCCTCCACTGGTTCCATTAGTATTGACCATATTGACGTTGTTGGGTTGAAGCTTTACCTATACAATGTCCAATGGTGGAGGCTGTaaagtgaccttgaaccaatttACGGGATCAAAGGTCAaggtaaaatacatgtaacctcTTGGTAATATCCTTGGGTAGTAACCATGAATCAATTCTGTCTATTGCTGTATGATATACAATTGTACCATGTcccatgtattttttttaaagcatatttCGTTTTGACCATGTTGGGCTCAAAATTCATCCATACTGTTTCTGTTCATAGAGGAATGTACAGTGATCTTGAACCAGTTTCAACTTTTATAGATCAAAGGTCAAAGTAGAGACCTCTATGTAATGAACTCTGCTAAAAGCATAGTCCTTTGAGATAATCATCATCACACTGATACCTGCTTAAAACACTACCTTCTTGCATTAAAGCGGGTGATATTGCTTATTTGGGCCACATGACACTTAAAGGCCCTATGTCTTTAATCAAATGCAATTGTTTAATAGGAgccaatgtttgaaaaaaaattgaaaacccCAATTTCTAGCTTGCTTTTATACTTGttgcaaaaacaattttttaagtcAATctcttttttctgtaaaataattttgaaatgaattccACATTAGCAGGAATTTGAATGTGGCTTCTGCTCACAACAGCTTTATAAACTGATGCATAATGAACACTTTCTTTCGTGCACAGTTTATTAGAATACAACAGTTTTGGGTCCTTGTTTCTTTTTAACAACAGGCTTAAGGTTTGCTTCCTCAAAATCAACCTCAGCATCTACACTAGAATGGGCAGTTATAGTTGGTAAGCAATAGCTTCTCACTCCTGTTAAAATAAATcgatatacatacatgtattaatgacaTCTGAAAGTATACATACACTACACTATAGTTTACTGTTACCAATTGATTTTAAgcatacagtacatgtatatgttacagTATTAATTCTACTTTAACTTtacattgaaatttttattgtatacagggttattttcgtccTTGTAATTTTcgtccttctacacttgcaaacagtttcaaaTCGTcatgaattcgcccagacactgttgtgtttaaagagagataatttgagacagtGAAATTCGCTCAATCTTAAATTTGCCTGCTAACAAAGAGGGCAAAAGAGGCGAAAATAGGATGGGGGTGAATATTTCCAAGTGATCAGAATTCATATTGCTACCTGCAGTTCAAGTTGTTCATATAATatgtagaatttttaaaatgtacaagtGTTGTGCAATATATTGTGCAACTTTCAGTCAACTAGTGGATTTGACTATTATTAAGGTTACACTTAGGCATATAATTATTATGTAATTGTGATTTACAGAATAGCTTATTTTTATCGTACATATTTAAAAAGTGTTAGTCTACTTAAGTTGAACAGACTGACAAATTTGCAATGAAATGCAtgcaataaagaaatttatGGAATTCTTCAAACCTTGTTGACTTTGGAGCTCTGGACAGTCTCTTTGATAATGTTCAACAGATTCACAGATCTTGCAACATCCccctaaatgaaaaaaaaaaatatttgatttaaattcacGCACCTTAAAATTTACAAACTGACCGCTCTATATATAAACTCtccatcatttttttaaataacagatACTTGTACAGTGTACCTGTATATGTTTTATTACAGTTGCTTTCTCTATTCTGCAATATATATGTAAGCAAAAACACAGCTAAGctttgttttaaagaattttgaGCTTTGTATAGTGCttgtaactcaacaaatgacattcTGGttgaataatatataaatgtCTTTAATATTGATATGcactgtaaatattaaaattggaaaaattgaaatgattttttcagTTCATATTATGATTGTCTATTCAATTGTCTTCAATTCTTATTTCGCCTTTCAAAAATTCATCAATTCGCTTTCTAAAATAGGctatatttcatgaatatttcgATGAATTTTTCTTACCCATAGGATAAAGTCCTTTTGGATTATCGGGACATTGCTTTGAAAGATGACCAGTTTCTccacaaataaaacatttggcATAGGGAAATTTACCTGAAATCCAATAATATAAAGAACATTtgaaggtggtatgggacacctctgTATTAATATATTGTGACATATTtccaatcaaaataaacattaagaTTAAGTACGCTATAACtttatgattctttttttttttttccaaaaattgttacaaaacaaCAGAGCGCAATTGGTTAGAGCAAAAAGTACAAATCCATAAGTCATGAGTTCAATCCCACTGGggcttttgtaatttttacctttccaaaatttttaaaacttaattctTAGTAAAACATtgtgaaaattcaaaaacagtGAAAGTATTTGGGTTATTGTGttcttttatccacattaatatcaaaaggtgtcccataccaccttaaatctGATAAAACTACCAAAATAATGCAGATTTATTACAGCAGAAGGTTTTAACTATGATGGTGGCCAGaagcattttaatgtttaactCTAACATGAAATGCAGTGGATAATagaatcataaaaataaaataaataaaaaataaaggtgaACCCAGTACCCAGTATACATTTctgtattgaaatatattttaaaagtttctgtGAAGTCAGGTAAATGATTCATTCATGTCAGAACGAAACATTGCTTTACCCTTGGACCGAgagaaacttatttatagatTAATCTAATTGATATCAAAGTTTAGCATGTTTAGTGAGTTTGAAGGCTACCCCCACTCAATAAAGCTTaagttaaagatttttaaatgttatataccggcattaagtttaaaattactgtaaattcctcaTTTCACTTACATACTGAATTCTATTATTCCACTGTTTAGTATCAAAtcacgagaatataaaatcaagagcacctttttttgttttataatttgatatagtTCAAAACTGTTTGAAAACTAAACAAGAGATTTTAAGAATATGCGAGGCAAACTTTGATAAGGGGCAAAAAAGCACGTATCCTTTTTTGTTAAGTtggttttgtaaacaaattttacatatcattttcacattaaaaaatggCTTAATAAACCAagaatactacatgtatataccacaATGTCTTTTATTAAACACATCTCAGCATAGccatcatttaaaatcattcacaaaatttgataataaatcaGACCAAGCAGCATTAGTAATTTTATTGCAAATTAATGATGAATaacttgaatttcattttaatgttcttcatttttattttattttctctttatgattaaaaaaaaaagttcaaaccAGGTGGTAACTTCACAGAACATCTGGACGCTGAGTGTTCTGTTGATCCACACTTGAAACATATACCAGTTCCTTGCTCAATGTCCCTTTTCGCCTCTGGACAATCAGACATTAGGTGACCTGATCCTCGACAATTGTAGCACACCTACAATGATTTTCAATATGTTCAGTTTTATTCAAAGTGAACAAAAAATACAAGTCTTGTTTCCAAACTTTTTAAGTATTTACTATCTGATTGCAATACTATATTTAGTGCGTTTACATAAATTGAGACATAATATGTATACCAATTCATCTTGTTTCTTCTGAATTCTTTTTACCCTCCTATCTTCGCTTCTCTTGACTTTCTTGTAAGCCTCTTGTAGCTGTAACTCTGTCGTTTTCTTTTGTGAAAGATTTCTCAGACGCGACTCCAAACTTGTTTGTTTATCACTTTGTTCATTAGGAGCCTTACTATGATGCACCACATCCTCAGTCTGTTCAACTTTCTGTTTAACAGCTTTGCcatctttgtttttctttaacttttttgtttttgtcttttcttTCTTGCTTTTTTTGTCGTCCTTCTTTAGCTCATTCCACTCCGACGCATCCAGTGGTCTTTTCCTGTTTCCATCGGAAGCACGCGCAAATCGAGTCATTTTAACGTTTATATCAAATCAgaaattagtttaaaatataagagctactttaaataattaagaacaGCAAAGTCTTTCAAGAAAATGGGCCAAAATCGAACAAAAACATGTGTCGAGTCCAGTGGAATCTGCAAAATTCATATAGGATATGCTGTTGTGTAGACTAAAATTAAAGCCTTTTCAATATTTCGTATATTTCCGGAAAATTACTCGAAATGATTTTTACTTGAAACCCATCAAACCTTTTGCAAGTTTAAATGGCATACAAcacatattttcaatttatacaATAACTACATATGATATATAAACGACCAAATCACAGTTATAGATCGAATGAAAGGAATGACCTTTATCAGTCCAATGATAAAATTTACCATAGATACCGGGTATGCTGAacataacttttaaaataaaatcctgGTTCATACACGTACTTTCATTCATTGCATTTATCTTTCACTTTATACCCTTTATTTCTCGAAATTCTCTAAGTAGAATCCCACTTTTACAAGTGGTGGCGTGTTTCATCGTCGGTAACCCAGTGTCGATCTCGCTTCCCTTACCGCTCGGTCCTCTCTTATACTATAAGAGAAGCGAGACCGACCGTGAGTTTGTTCGCTAAATGAAATGAATGTAAATCTACCCCCAACATCTTTCTACAACTTTATGTGACTGGAATTACTTATTGCAGGCCTAACTAAGTTTGAAATTTCTTCACTTAATTACGAACTGCACGTTTATACCCAGTTTTTACTTCAAAAccgaaattttattttaaaactgataAATTACCTGGTGCCTTTAAATTTCATCTTTGGACCAACGTTTTGCGGAAAAGGGTCTCTTAAAACTTAACTAGCTAacaacacccccctcccccccaacccccccccccccaaaaaaaaaaaaatccccaccAGAAACCCCCcgacaacaacaacattttattctaataaatGATCTCTCTTTTATTTGACAACACAACCGACCAAAGTCGACCAATGTTAGGAACACAATATAAGAACAACTGTATAGGACTTTTGACATTAGGATAGAACAGGTTTGACGTTTATAGCACTCTTGACGGCCACTGTCACCTCTCTGACAAGTCACGGATTTGCTCCGTTTTTCACCAATATCACCTCCGACTCCTCCTTAGTTGACAAGTTAATATGCAAGCTCTTGGACATCACAACCCTGTAACTAGATAAaccatttcataaaaatacggTCACAAAGAAGCAAACTTTAACTTTTAGAATAATTAACATTACGATgtagtttgttattttttttaaagttcgaATTCAGTTCTggttatttataattttgatgAATTGTGTGATGCATTAAATTTGCACCGTGTGATAATCGCATGTATTCGTATACATtgcaaatgttgcttttttgtattttttgtaagaGTAAGTAAAAACTCAAATATCCACCAATGCATCTAATTTGAATCGAGACTGAACTTTAAATTTATtctattttgtaaaaacaagcatcaatttacaaaaatgtttacttACGACTGATCCTGGACCGTGACAACAACAGTTGACTTTGGGTCTCGTTTGTAACATTCGTTTATTCTGTCATTCATTTCTATCGAATATGGATTCCATTTCCCTTTGTCATCTTTCCAGAACCATTGATTCATTGGTCTACCTCTTCGATTTTCTGGTGTTATTTTGTCAACCCCCTCGCTATTCTTAAAGTACTTTCCTTTGACAACGTGTAATATTGGTTTAGTTAACGTATCAACACTTTGTGCCCTTTCTGATATTGCTGGTCTGTTACTAGGTAAACCCAATGCATCACCTGCATGTAACAAGgcagataaaaataaacatttgtattataaaaaaGCCCGGTGGTCAACATTACCCATCAGATctgatttaaaatttagatttgaTTGTTTGGCCACGAATGCAGCTATGTGgccaacaaattaaccatcagatcactaccttaaatttttagaaattatttttgggcttaaaactatttattaaagaaaaaaactataCAATTCAGTTTTACAATTTGAAcgttttcttatattttttatacagaaCTTTTTTCTCAAGGAGATAAAAGTAGCCTAAAAATGGCATCGAGCTCTCTTAAATAATCtggtaaagaaaaattccaaaaacgctagctttaaattttgaattatatccaatattttatttcaaagcactcattttaaaggatattactattatctttaaaatgaccACGGTCACTTGAAACATGTATTGCTTTAAtggtatttgaaaaaagaagtTTATCTTATTACTGAAGTTTATACCCTCACTGAAACTTGCTTGATCTCCGTTTGGGTAATTAAGGGCAGCGTTGCGTTCTTGCTCTTTGAGATACTCGATGGACTCTTCTGAGAATGGATCACTGTGTAGATTTATGAACAGTTTTAGtgtaatacaaaaaatttccgGGATTCTGCTTGCTAATACCATACTATCTAGTTGTACACCAAGTATATTGCCAATACTAAGGACAAAGGAAAGGTAGTTGTGTATATATAAAGTGGTAAAATTTAAGTTGATGTATTATATTAATGAGTCTCGTGTTTAAAAGCTCTGAAATAGTGACTTAACAAAGATAACTGCcatattttcttataatttgTTTGTCACGATGTAATTTTgagatgtataaatatatatatgttttttagaCCGACTTagttattaaaataaagaatctaAGAAGCCAAACACAAACCAAATCGTAAGGTCAAATTTTCCATGACATCCAAATCTATATTGACTTATAAAGCCATTTCGCCAACGaacctaaagaaaaaaaaagaacaaccgAGTTTGAAAGACAAACTTATGATTTTGACTACATAGAGTGTATTTTCACTTTTCAACAAGTAATAAGAAAAACGGATACTGATTTCTTAATCTACACAAACATTAATTTGTCAGCAAACGTACGATGACAATTCCGGTGCTTTGAACTGAAATCACCGATCCAATATTTCCAGCACCGCCATCTTGGTCGTCCCATTCCCAGTCTGTTCCTAGAAAGCATACGAATAACTTTAATGTACGTTAGTACCCCCACTCTTATTTTGCACTGAAAATTCCCATGCCTTTTCACATCACATCACAGCACATCATATCTAGTCAATGGTATGGGTTTGttgtttgtttaataaaaatcttaaaatcttttgttgttcaaaaactaaaaaaatgtcactgatttaaaatgtaatgATTTCAAAATCGAGCCGATTGAGGTGATATATTACTAGTAAACCATAGCTTGCACGACGATAACTGAACAAACAGTAGCTGCAAAGTTACGTAGGCCAAATGCCATCGGATACTATTATATAGTACTGCGTGTAGCCAGCTGACATAATACCATCATTTGGGAGTTCCTTATGGAAAAAACAGGATGtgaaacaaatcattaatttttacaatatgttAAACTGAGGCTGAAACTGCAAAAATCTCTGCAAAATATTAGAATAAGACAAGGACTTGAAATAAAAAGCGGTAACTTCCTTGATTGGAAATTCCaaactataaataaaaaattctaaagtaCCA containing:
- the LOC105331059 gene encoding zinc finger CCHC domain-containing protein 9, with the translated sequence MTRFARASDGNRKRPLDASEWNELKKDDKKSKKEKTKTKKLKKNKDGKAVKQKVEQTEDVVHHSKAPNEQSDKQTSLESRLRNLSQKKTTELQLQEAYKKVKRSEDRRVKRIQKKQDELVCYNCRGSGHLMSDCPEAKRDIEQGTGICFKCGSTEHSASRCSVKLPPGKFPYAKCFICGETGHLSKQCPDNPKGLYPMGGCCKICESVEHYQRDCPELQSQQGVRSYCLPTITAHSSVDAEVDFEEANLKPVVKKKQGPKTVVF